A part of Ancylomarina subtilis genomic DNA contains:
- a CDS encoding type I phosphomannose isomerase catalytic subunit: MQLYPIKFKPIPKETIWGGNKLVSVLSKDFPSNKKIGESWEISGVKNDISLVSNGELKGESLNDLIHQFGGRLLGKEVSERFGKEFPLLIKFIDADDALSIQVHPDDELAKKRHNSFGKTEMWYVLDAEKDANLIVGFNQEIDPKRYQQKLSEGKLEEILNLEKVQNGSCYFIPAGRVHAIGKGILLAEIQQTSDITYRMYDWNRVDKEGKSRELHTELALDAIDYSMEENYATKYVSEINKTTELVQCDYFTTNQLIFDKNKRCNYSNLDSFVIYICLDGEFEISCKGKEKTSVKKGESILIPAELKELTLIPLGKAECLEVYI; encoded by the coding sequence ATGCAATTATATCCTATTAAATTCAAACCCATTCCCAAAGAAACAATCTGGGGAGGAAACAAATTGGTTTCAGTTCTCTCAAAAGATTTTCCTTCAAACAAGAAGATTGGTGAGAGCTGGGAGATTTCCGGAGTCAAAAACGACATTTCGCTTGTAAGCAATGGCGAACTAAAAGGAGAATCTCTGAACGATCTGATTCATCAATTTGGAGGTCGTCTACTTGGCAAAGAAGTTTCTGAGAGATTTGGAAAAGAGTTCCCTTTATTAATCAAATTCATCGATGCGGATGATGCACTCTCTATTCAAGTGCATCCTGATGATGAATTGGCAAAAAAACGTCACAATTCATTTGGGAAAACAGAAATGTGGTACGTTTTAGATGCTGAGAAGGATGCCAACTTAATTGTTGGCTTTAACCAGGAAATAGATCCCAAACGCTATCAGCAAAAACTAAGTGAAGGAAAACTCGAAGAAATATTAAACCTTGAAAAAGTTCAGAATGGCTCTTGTTATTTTATTCCGGCAGGTCGCGTTCATGCCATCGGGAAAGGCATTCTTTTAGCCGAAATACAGCAAACATCTGACATCACCTACCGCATGTACGACTGGAACCGAGTTGATAAAGAAGGGAAATCAAGAGAACTTCACACCGAATTGGCTTTGGATGCTATCGATTATAGCATGGAAGAAAACTATGCAACAAAATATGTTTCGGAAATTAATAAAACAACAGAGCTAGTGCAATGCGATTACTTTACAACCAATCAGCTAATTTTCGACAAAAATAAACGATGTAATTATTCGAATCTGGATTCATTTGTCATATATATTTGCCTGGATGGTGAATTTGAAATTAGCTGTAAGGGAAAAGAAAAAACGTCAGTAAAAAAAGGTGAAAGCATTTTAATTCCAGCTGAATTGAAAGAACTAACACTTATTCCCTTGGGTAAGGCTGAATGTCTCGAAGTATATATTTAA
- a CDS encoding family 10 glycosylhydrolase, whose product MKNLFILIIGLVLISCNQTNKENQNQTDTRFTFSTWIHADKTFDKTVWKNRFKHFRELGISEVLVGGNHEHLADIVALATNFKIKIHAWMWTLNRPNDTIANKHPEWYAVNRNGQNSLEYRAYVDYYQWLSPFHPEAREYIKNNVRKLAKIKGLASIHLDYVRYVDVILGADLQPQYNLIQSTEMPEYDFGYHPIAREGFKKLFDKDPMELEHPELSTEWRQYRLNAITTLVNELVEIAHSENQKMTAAVFPFPEMARQMVRQAWNNWNLDAAYPMLYQNFYRENINWIGFATEQGVRDVNFPIIAGLYSPGLREPADLEKAIRLAKEKGAKGISIFSADDLTEEQQAVFIKLKTELLNL is encoded by the coding sequence ATGAAAAATTTATTTATTCTCATAATCGGACTGGTTCTTATTTCATGTAACCAGACAAACAAGGAAAATCAGAATCAAACTGATACAAGATTTACCTTTTCAACATGGATACATGCTGATAAAACGTTTGATAAGACAGTTTGGAAAAACAGGTTCAAACACTTTCGTGAACTTGGAATCTCTGAAGTTTTGGTTGGAGGTAATCACGAACATCTGGCGGATATTGTTGCATTGGCAACAAATTTCAAAATTAAAATCCATGCCTGGATGTGGACACTTAACCGCCCCAATGATACAATTGCAAACAAACACCCGGAATGGTATGCAGTCAATCGAAATGGTCAAAATTCGCTTGAATACAGAGCTTACGTCGACTATTACCAATGGTTAAGTCCTTTTCATCCGGAAGCACGTGAATATATCAAAAACAATGTTAGGAAATTGGCTAAAATAAAGGGACTTGCGTCCATCCACTTGGACTATGTGAGGTATGTAGATGTAATTTTGGGAGCAGATCTCCAACCCCAATACAATTTGATACAAAGTACCGAAATGCCCGAATACGATTTTGGCTACCATCCAATAGCTCGCGAAGGTTTTAAAAAACTGTTCGACAAAGATCCTATGGAGCTTGAACATCCTGAATTAAGTACCGAATGGCGTCAGTACAGATTGAATGCCATTACAACTTTAGTAAACGAACTTGTTGAAATTGCACATTCAGAAAATCAAAAGATGACTGCTGCCGTATTTCCATTTCCTGAAATGGCTCGTCAAATGGTCAGACAAGCCTGGAACAACTGGAATTTGGACGCCGCCTATCCGATGCTTTACCAAAACTTCTATCGAGAAAATATTAACTGGATTGGCTTTGCAACAGAACAAGGCGTGAGAGATGTTAATTTTCCGATTATTGCGGGTCTGTACAGCCCTGGCTTAAGAGAACCTGCTGATCTTGAAAAGGCCATTCGACTTGCAAAAGAAAAAGGAGCTAAAGGAATTTCTATATTTAGCGCTGATGATTTAACAGAGGAGCAGCAAGCCGTTTTCATCAAGTTAAAAACGGAACTCTTAAACCTATAA
- a CDS encoding copper homeostasis protein CutC, whose amino-acid sequence MYIKEACVENLNEAIKAEQLGADRIELCENLNEGGTTPSFELIRQVKANLHIPIRVMIRPRAGDFCYSENEIEIMLSQIEYCKNLKLEAVVFGILNADKTLNIASITKLAQAASPLKVVIHKAIDETPNMIRACQQLIQTRKISTILTSGGKDSAEEGLSVLKTLIDLSADKIEIMPAGKITHSNIEKLHNNLKAKAYHGRRIVEE is encoded by the coding sequence ATGTACATCAAAGAAGCCTGTGTCGAAAATTTGAACGAAGCAATAAAAGCGGAACAATTGGGCGCTGACCGAATCGAACTATGCGAAAATCTGAATGAAGGTGGGACCACACCTTCATTTGAATTAATTCGTCAGGTAAAAGCAAATCTACACATTCCAATTCGAGTCATGATTCGGCCCAGAGCTGGTGATTTTTGCTATTCTGAAAATGAAATTGAAATAATGCTTTCACAAATTGAGTATTGCAAGAACTTAAAGCTTGAAGCTGTCGTATTTGGAATTCTGAATGCAGACAAAACTTTGAATATTGCTTCAATAACAAAACTAGCTCAAGCTGCATCCCCTTTGAAAGTTGTTATTCACAAGGCAATAGATGAAACACCCAATATGATTCGGGCTTGTCAACAACTAATACAAACCCGAAAAATATCAACCATTCTAACTTCAGGAGGTAAAGACTCTGCTGAAGAAGGTTTATCTGTCTTAAAAACGCTGATTGACTTATCTGCAGATAAAATTGAAATAATGCCAGCAGGTAAAATCACACATAGCAATATTGAAAAGCTGCACAATAATCTTAAGGCAAAAGCCTATCATGGAAGACGAATTGTTGAGGAATAA